The DNA sequence ACCATTTACGTATTTTACTTCGAAGTATTTGGTACGAACCAGATATTCCTGTCCTTTTTTTGTCTCCTTCATGAAAACATGAACAGGTGTTTTTGATTCACCATAAGCAATTTCCCAACTTTTCTGAAAGCTGGAAGTCGGATTAAAATTCAGATCGGGGGAGATCTTATAAGTCGAATTTAAAGAACCTTCGTCACCAGCCCAAACGTTAATAGAAATCAGCGTAAAAACTACTAACATCACTTGAACAAACAAATTTCTTTTTTTCATTTTCTTTTGTTTTAGTTTGCAATAATTAAGTTTTCTAACATTGAACAGTGCAAATCTAAAGGCAATTCAGCTCTAAAAAACACATCAAAAGTCAGGTTTTCATAAAGTAAAAAGTGTCAGAAAAAAATCAAAAGGTGAATCAGGTATTTGCATCTAAAAATGAAGGGAAAATGCAGCGATCTTTCTTTTTAATATAAATTATCATCCGGTAGCTTATAAATTGAAAGTAGTATGTTTTGCAGCACTATTTGATATTATTAAGCTCTTTTTCTGATTGTTAAGAAATTGTAAACAAACAAACTTTGGGTAAATTCTCTCTTTATATTTACAAAAATTAGTTACAGCCGATGTATGGCTTATAATTTACAATCACATCATTTCCACTGGTCACAATTTGAATGTTGTTAGCATATTTCAATTCTCCAAAGCGAATTGATGCAAAATCCCTAGTCGGAAAAATAACTTCGGGATAAATTCAGATCAATACGTTTTATTCTTTTGGTTTATAGACGATTAAATCATTTGCATACTAAATAATATAAAACGACGTTTTGTAAACTCAAATTGTTTATTTTTACTTTTATCTGCGGATCAGGGTGATAGAAGGCAATAATTTAAATTATTAGTATGGGAGGGATCAGCATTCACCGGATTTATATTGGAATTCTTATTTTGGTTGTAGTACTAGTTACTTCATTTTTGGCCTACCAAGGTTACTCTTACTATTCTTTGGGCGTTGAAAATCGGTTCTTTCATCCGGATCATCAAACACTAAAACCAAGTGGTTTTATGGGCCACACCTTAGGGATACTCGGTTCATTTCTTATGCTTGTTGGCGTGGCGACTTATATGCTCCGTAAACGGGTCAGTAAGTTTTCCCGAATTGGAGTTTTAAAATACTGGCTCGAATTTCATATCTTTCTCTGCACTCTCGGTCCAATATTAGTACTTTACCATACAGCGTTCAAGTTTGGCGGACTGGTTGCTGTGAGTTTCTGGAGTATGGTTGCTGTAGTTTTGAGTGGGGTGATTGGCCGATACATTTACCTTCAAATTCCAAGAACCATTGAAGGTCGTGAAATGAACCTGAACGAGATCAATCAAATCAAAGATGAACTAAACAAAAAACTCGTCACAGTATATCACATCGAAGAAAAGGCTCTTGAAGATATTTTGAATGCTGTTAAAAAACGCCCCGACAGATCAGGAAACAACATGTTGGCACGAAGTATTGCCAAATATAAATTCGAAAGCCGGACTATCAGTGAAGTAAAAGAAATTCTGAAACATAACAATATCCATGGGAAAGGGTATAAAGAAGTTATCAGGCTTATCAAAGATGAAATTAACCTGAATCGGAAAATTGATCGCTTAATTTCCATGCAAAACCTCTTTAAATACTGGCATGTGGCGCACTTACCATTTGCATTACTTATGCTTATTACTATGCTTATTCATGTTGGTGTGGCGATTACTTTTGGCGCTCACTGGATTTTCTAAATCGTAAAATGGAAGTTTTAACTGAAAATATTATCATCTATTCTTTCATCGCAATTCTCTTTGTTTCGATCGTGTATTTCTATGTTCGGAAGGAAAAGAAAAACTCAAAAATAGTTGAAGAAAAGATTAAAATCGCCAAAGAAGAAGGATTGCACGAACCCGTTTCATTGCACCCGGTAGTTGACGTCAATTCCTGCATTCAAACAGGAGCTTGTATCTCCGCTTGTCCGGAACATGACATCCTGGGCATTTTAAACGGAAAGGCAACTACCATTAATGCATCGCATTGCGTGGGTCATGGCGCCTGTTTTCATGCCTGCCCCACTCATGCCATTACACTGTGCATCGGAACGGAAAAGCGTGGAGTTGATATTCCACATGTTGATCAATCGTTCGAAACCAATGTTCCGGGTATTTATATTGCCGGCGAAATTGGAGGAATGGGACTGATTCGGAATGCCGTTGAACAAGGAAAACAAGCCGTTGAAAATCTGGCAAAAAAAATAGATAAACACATTCAGGCCGATTACGACATCATTATTATTGGCGCCGGACCTGCGGGTATTTCAGCTTCGCTCACTGCAAAGAAACACAATCTGAAAGCAATAACATTGGAGCAGGATTCGCTTGGCGGAACGGTTTTTACTTTCCCCCGAAAAAAAATTGTGATGACCTCGCCCATGGATATTCCGCTTTATGGCAAGGTAAAACTCCGCGAAACGACCAAAATGGAATTACTCGATTTATGGAACAATGTTTTGGGGAAAAATGAGATTGTAATTAAAGAACAGTCGAAAGTGGAAAGTATTGTTTTTCAGGACAAACGATTTGTAGTTGAAACGGCCTCCAAGGAGCAGTTTACTACCAGAAAGGTGCTCCTTTCGATTGGTCGGAGAGGGACACCGAGGAAATTAAATATTCCGGGTGAAGTGAGTGAAAAAGTAGCCTACCGGTTGCTTGAGCCCGAATTAATTTCAAACAAAAAAATAGTTGTTGTCGGCGGTGGAGACTCGGCCATTGAAACTGCTTTACTTTTAATGGACCAAAATCAGGTTACACTTTCGTACCGCGGGGAATCTTTTGGAAGAATAAAAGTTGGAAATAATCAAAAAATAAAGGAAGCGATTGCACAGAAGCAAATCGACGTCAGGTTTAATACCAACCTGAAATCAATTGAAGATGATAAAGTTAAAATCGTTGATTTGCTTTCAGGCGAAGTAACTGATTTGGGAAACGACCTGGTTTATATTTTTGCCGGAGGTGAACTTCCAACCCAGTTTCTGGAAAAAGCGGGAATAAAAGTTGACAAAAAATTTGGAGAAGCCGTTTTAAAGCATGATTAGGGATTGAGCATGAAGTTTATAATTAACCTACACATCTCTCTTGTATTTTTATTCTTAAGCTTGATGGCTACAGGACAAATATCACCTGGTGAATTGGCTGAGCCTCATGCCCATCTTGAAGGAATGTCGAACTGCACCCAATGTCATGATTTAGGCGAACATGTGTCGGATCAAAAGTGCTTGGCTTGCCACAAAGAGTTAAAAGTGCGGATTGATCAGAAAAAGGGATTTCATGCATCGCCAAAAGTGAGTGGGAAAAATTGTATTGCTTGTCACAGCGACCACCTCACACGAAAATATGACATTGTACATCTGGATAAAACAAAATTTGACCACAAGGATGCTGGCTTTGTGCTGGAAGGAAAACACAAGGAAAAACAATGCGTGGATTGCCATAAAGCCGAGAATATTAAAGATCCGGCAATCAGAAAGAAAAAGATGACTTTTCTTGGCTTGAGCACCGAATGCTTAAGTTGCCACAAAGATTATCATCAGGGGACTTTACCCACCAACTGTATAAATTGCCATTCGTTTGATTCGTTTAAAACGACCAAAAAATTTGACCATCAGACCACCAAATTTCCTCTCCGCGGAAAACATGCTGATGTCGCCTGCCTCAAATGTCACCCGATGGAAAAGAAAAACGGGCAGGACGTTCAGAAATTTTCTGGTATTGCTTTTAATAACTGCACCGCCTGTCATAAAGATGTTCACGAAAATAAATTCGGAAACGATTGCCGCAAATGCCATTCCGAAGAATCTTTTCACCAGATTTCAGGAATAAAAACTTTTGACCATAGCAAAACCAATTTTCTCCTGAAAGGGAAACACCAAACAGTTGATTGTAAGGCTTGCCACAAAGGCAGTTTAACCACACCGATTAAACACGACCTTTGCAACAATTGCCATAAAGATTACCACAACGGACAATTTACAAAGCAGAATCCTAAGTCAGATTGCAAAGACTGTCACAATGAGAATAGCTATAAGGAGACATCTTTTACTATAGAACAGCACAATACGGGGCAGTTTAAACTTGAAGGAGCACATTTGGCAACTCCGTGTCTGGCCTGTCATAAAAAGGGAGAGGATTGGAAATTCCGCGGTCTGGACAAAAACTGTTCGGCTTGTCACGAGAATATTCATAAAAACTTTATGGATCCGAAATTTATTCCTGAAGGCAGGTGTGATAAATGTCATACGGTAACCAATTGGAGCAAAGTAACATTCGATCACAAAATCACTACATTTGAATTGAAAGGGAAACACGCGGAAGCATCATGCCGTGATTGCCATTTCAAAAAAGTCAATTCGAATCAGGTTACCCAGGTTTTTTCTGATTTGAAGCCTAATTGCGAAAGCTGCCATACCGATGCGCATCAGAAACAATTTAGCGCCAACGGATCAACCGACTGTTCCGTTTGCCACGGATTTGATAACTGGAAGGCTGAAAGCTTTGACCACAACAAAACCCGGTTTAAATTGGATGGTGGACATAAAAATGTTGATTGCAGGAAATGTCATCATCAAAATAATTCAACAATTGTTCCGTTCATACAATACAAAAACACTGATAGGCAATGTACAAGCTGTCATATTTAATTGTATTCCTATTTTCAGTCATGATTGGTTTTGCCCAATCGCCGCATGGTGACGGATTTAAAATCGATTGCGCTTCGTGCCACAATGCCGACACCTGGAAAGTGACAAAAGCCGATATGTCGTTTGATCACAATACCACTAAGTTCAAACTTACCGGCCAACACCAATCGGTCGATTGTAAAAGTTGCCACCAAACGTTGAAATTTCAGGAAGCAAAAACGGAGTGTATTGCCTGTCATGCGGATATGCACACCAATACGCTCGGACCCGATTGTGCACGCTGCCATACTCCCAAAACATGGATTATTGAAAATACAAAAACCATGCACCAGTTAAGCCGTTTCCCGTTAGAAGGCAACCATGCAGTTACTGATTGTGCATCCTGCCATAAATCATCGACCAACCTGAAATTTGAGCCTTTGGGCATTGAATGTGTCGATTGCCACAAAAAAGATTACCTGCGCACCACCTCTCCCAATCATCAGAAACTAGGATATTCAACCAATTGCACCGACTGTCACAACGTTAAATCAACAGCCTGGGCGACTACCAACTTTGACCATAGTGTATTTCCACTTACCGGAGGCCATAATATCAGCTGCGTGCAATGTCATACCGGTGGAACTTACCAGAAATTGTCTACGGAATGTATAAGCTGCCATCAGACCAATTACAACGCAACTCAGATTCCCAACCATTTAAAGGCAGGAATTTCGACGGATTGTAAAAGCTGTCATTCGATAGTTGATTATAAAACGTCAACCTTTAATCATAGTAACACCAATTTCCCATTAACAGGAGCACACGCAGCTGTAGTTCAATGCTCGTCCTGTCATCTGGGTAATACCACTTCTGCCAAACCTGAATGTATTTCCTGCCACCAAACTCAGTATAACGGCGCTAAAGGACATGTGGCCTCCAAGTTCTCAACCGATTGTACCTTATGTCACAACAATAATAACTGGCTTAATGCTGTGTTCAACCATTCAGCAACCAATTTCCCTTTGACGGGTGCACACACAACCGTTGATTGTGCAAGCTGCCACACTACAGGTTATGCCGGAACATCCATGGAATGTAAAAGTTGTCATCAGGCAAAATACAATACGGCACAGGCTCCAAACCATACTGCCGCCGGAATTTCAGTGGATTGCAAAACTTGCCATACCACGACGGCCTGGCAACCTTCATCGTTTAAACACAGCTCTACCGGATTTACTTTAGCCGGAGCACATGCAGCAATTGTTCAATGTTCATCATGTCACTTGGGCAATACAACTTCGGCTAAACCTGAATGTATCTCCTGTCATCAGGTGCAGTATAATGGGGCTCCAGGTCATGTGGCCTCCAAGTTCCCGACCGATTGTACCTTGTGTCACAACAATAATAACTGGCTTAATGCTGTGTTCAACCATTCAGCAACCAATTTCCCATTGACTGGCGCTCACACAACTGTTGATTGTGCAAGCTGCCATACAGCCGGTTATGCCGGAACATCCATGGAATGTAAAAGTTGTCATCAGGCAAAATACAATACGGCACAGGTTCCAAACCACACCGCAGCAGGAATTTCAGCAGATTGCAAAACTTGCCATACCACTACTGCCTGGCAACCTTCAGCATTTAAACACAGCTCTACCGG is a window from the Aquipluma nitroreducens genome containing:
- a CDS encoding NAD(P)-binding domain-containing protein, whose product is MEVLTENIIIYSFIAILFVSIVYFYVRKEKKNSKIVEEKIKIAKEEGLHEPVSLHPVVDVNSCIQTGACISACPEHDILGILNGKATTINASHCVGHGACFHACPTHAITLCIGTEKRGVDIPHVDQSFETNVPGIYIAGEIGGMGLIRNAVEQGKQAVENLAKKIDKHIQADYDIIIIGAGPAGISASLTAKKHNLKAITLEQDSLGGTVFTFPRKKIVMTSPMDIPLYGKVKLRETTKMELLDLWNNVLGKNEIVIKEQSKVESIVFQDKRFVVETASKEQFTTRKVLLSIGRRGTPRKLNIPGEVSEKVAYRLLEPELISNKKIVVVGGGDSAIETALLLMDQNQVTLSYRGESFGRIKVGNNQKIKEAIAQKQIDVRFNTNLKSIEDDKVKIVDLLSGEVTDLGNDLVYIFAGGELPTQFLEKAGIKVDKKFGEAVLKHD